From a single Candoia aspera isolate rCanAsp1 chromosome 2, rCanAsp1.hap2, whole genome shotgun sequence genomic region:
- the SMIM32 gene encoding small integral membrane protein 32, with amino-acid sequence MYGELLNSTTATDPHLIIQTNTPYPGSTHRPISSSAFYMSTARVLKEGEINKPDLVTYIVLFFFLLLAVTIIVLFINCQLKHSFFATLPYDRSLREARSPWKTQAV; translated from the coding sequence atgtatggAGAACTTCTCAATTCAACCACTGCAACTGATCCCCACCTGATCATTCAGACCAACACTCCCTATCCAGGGAGCACTCACAGACCTATCAGCTCTTCTGCTTTTTACATGTCCACAGCCAGAGTGCTAAAAGAAGGTGAGATCAATAAGCCAGACCTGGTGACATACATTGTCCTGTTCTTCTTCCTGCTCTTGGCTGTCACAATCATTGTACTTTTTATTAACTGCCAGCTGAAACACTCTTTTTTCGCCACGCTGCCTTATGACAGATCCCTGCGAGAAGCTAGGAGCCCATGGAAAACGCAGGCTGTCTAA